Part of the Desulfobulbaceae bacterium genome is shown below.
GATCATCAGTTGGAGGAGGAGGAGTGTATTATGGTGAAAAATACAGTGAATACTTTGGTGGGCCTAATAAGGTTTCACCTGTCGCAGTAGATGGTTATACTTCCTCTCTGCTCATTACTAATGGGGTTATCAAGACTTCTACTGGTAGTAATGGAACAACAGTTAAATATATATATTCATTTACGCTGGACGAAAGCTCTCTTGCCGATCTTAACGTAGATGGACCTGCTATTTTTTGGGGCGGATCTACCTGTGCGAATGACGCCATTAGTGGCGCCCCAGTTCCCGAGCCTGCCTCAATGCTATTGCTCGGCACAGGTTTGGTTGGAATCATAGGCGCAAAGCGGCGTTCCAGAAAGAATGCGTAAGTTGAAAATCACGAGTTAAAATTTTCTGATGTGCTCATTTTCATTCGTGGTGTGATTTAATGAAGTAATATGGGAACATATAGACGTAATAATCGATTATATACTAGGTTTTATATTGTCAATAGTTAGAATAGTAAGTTCAACTCACCTTGCGAGATAGATGAACTTATTTGGAGGTGTCAGTAAATGAATAATATTACAATTGAACAAGATGCTCTTGACGCCACTAGCGAAAAAAATACGACCGATGAGGCTCGGCGTAATTTTTTAAAAAAGAGCATCTATGTTGTTTACGCTACTCCAGTCATCATGTCTTTGTTTGTTGAAAAAGCAAATGCGGGGACATCAGGCGCCGCAGGAGTACCACCTATTGGCACAGCGCCACCTCCTGGTTGGAGACCATAATTTAATCGACACAATAAAACTGATAACATACATAAGCGTTGATGCTAACGACAGGCAATAATTATAATTTATATTATTATTGTTCATAAATTCATAGTGATGGGTTGTGATAGTGGTTGGCTGTCGATTGAGTAACATTAAATTTTCTCTTTGCTCCTAGAATGCTCTCAATAGCAACTCTCCTCTATCCGAGGGGAGCCTCAGATCTTCTTTTTCTGCCTTTTTCTGAAGGTAGTGTTTTATTTCTACCAGGTACACGAAGAATATGGACGTTAAATCATACAGCATCTGTCATTTGGTGTTTAGTTGGTGACGATCCAAACGTTGATGATATCAGCTCAAGGCTCTCATCAATATATGGGATATCGTTAGAGCAGGCCCGAGTCGACACAGGTTTGGTTTTGCAGGTATTACATGAGGCGCAACTTGTCGACACTACATTCATCGAGTCCGATACTAAATCTAATGAATTTGATCCAGTCCCTACGCAAAGTGATTGTGCTCTGGTCCGTGCTCCTCAAGGTGTAGATAGATTCTTAATTAGTACCACTGGCCATTCGATTGCATTTTGTTCGTTCGATTGTAAGGTTGCTAGAGAATATAAGAGTGCTTTGCATGCGTTCTTTGTTTCGTCCCTCGACCGACCGGTTGACACTACTTTGCTACTTTTCCCATCCGCCGATGCTTCGAGTAGTGAGCATTTTGATATTTATGTCAATGGTCGATGTTATTATTATGGGATACATGAAGAATGTCTGCTGCCTATACTCCTCGGTGTGACTTTTACTCGTATTACGGAATCATTGACTGATAGGTTGCTTTTTCATTCGGCAGTATTGGAAAAAAATAATCGAGCCATTTTGTTCCCTGGGGATGCGGGTGCCGGAAAAACAACACTTGCTGCCACATTGGCTCGCAAAGGATATAGTTTTTTTGCCGATGAGCTGGCGTTGCTAGAGCCAAACAAGGGCTTAATCGCACCACTTCCTTTACCTATGAGTATCAAGACAAGTGGAGTTGAAGTGTTACGGCAGTTATACCCAGTGCTTGATCAAGTGCCGGTCTATAAGCGGGCGGATGGGAAAAATGTTAAAATATTGCCGCCGATCTTAAACACAATTTTTAACCTAAATCTGCAGATTGAACCCGCTGTTATTGTATTTCCAAGATATGATTTATCTGCAGCAACCCAGATATCTCCGTTGAGCAAGGCCGAGACAATCAGTCGACTTGTTTCCGTGTGTTCATCTTCTCGACCACTGGTGGAGCAGGATATTGCTGCTATGATACGTCTTGTTGATGAAAATCCCTGTTATGAGGCAGTGTACTCAGACATTAACACCGTGTATGAATTTCTTGAGCAGGGAGCTTATTAGGAATGGTTCGGTTGTGTTTGGAATTTTATGGCACCATCCTGGTATTTAATTGGTTTTTTTTGTTGATTTTGTCTTATTTATGCAGTATTCGTCCGTATTATTACTATGAAATTGTACGGATCAAATAATTTCATGAGGTTCATTATGACATTATTCACCCGGTGTAAACACTTTATCTGTCTAAGTTTATTGTTGATTCTTACTGGGGCTTTACCTGCCAATGCCATGACCCAGGATGAATTTAATGCGCTATTTATTGGTAAGGGATGCTCGCAGATCACAGGGTGTCAAGAGGCTGTCGATGAGGTAAGTCGGCAGAGAGTTACACTTAAGGAAATTGTTCAGATGGCTCGGGATCCCAAGTTAGAGGAGTTCCAGTATTGTATCCTGGTTGGGGTTACTGTTTCAGCACTTACCGAGGGTATATCTCCACGGGCAATTGTTCAGATTTTTAAAGGAATTGAGGGGCTAAATCCGACAGTATATCTTGCTTCAATGGTTAGAGCTGGTATCACGGAGGAAGAGGTGAGGGATGTGGCAATGCTGGCTGGAATTCCTGAAATTGTCATAGATCAGGCATTTTCTAGGGCTAAAGTGGCCGACATTTGCTCAATCAATGAAGATACCTTGGCATATACTGCCGAAGAAGGCCAAACAGAGACAGTCATAATCGGGGGAGATCCTGTTGTAACGCGAGAAGACTTTATAAGTGTTTCAATAATAATACCATTCGTTGATGATGATGTCTTAGCATACACTCCTGCCGAAGATGAAGTTTTGCCTTATTCAAGTCCTTCAATGTTTGACGAGCCTGAAAAAGACGAAGTATTACCTTATTCAAGTCCCTCAATATTTGAAGTGAATGTTCCAGAATAACAAGAGTTGTTCTGCTGGTTCTCTGAAGTAAATAAGATTGAAAAAATTCAAACCTGTTGTAGTAAATTTAGTGAATAATAAAAGGCTGATATGAACAGATACTTGCTAACTAGTAGTTTGGCTGTCGCATTATTCATTGTCTTTTTACCTGTGATCCCTGTTGCTCATGCTTCAATTGTTGAGGAAGATGTTTTAGGGCAGAGTGTATCACCAAAGCTGATGATTCGTAATGAGTCTCAACCCCTTGTGCCTGATGAATTGTTTGGGGCTAAGGGGGGATATTTTCATCCATTTGTATCAGTAACTGCTTCATTTTCTGACAATATTTACAATAGCAATAACAAGACCAGTGATTGGTTGATGACATACTCTCCTGGAATTTGGTTGGCTGTTCCTGCGAGCAAAGATATTATCTTAAATCTTAGTACCAATAACACATCGCCTGGCGGGCATTTTCAGGCAATTAATAAAGTAAAAAGGTTCAGTCGGTATCAGACTTATGCAATGTATGTCGCTGATATTACAGATTATAATAGTCATTCCGATAGGGACAATGCTAAGCAATCTGTAGAGGGGTTTTTTCAGGTAAATCTGCGGAGCGGGCTTTCAATTGACATGTTTGATAAGTTCACAGATTCACAAGATCCCTTGGGAATTACAGGATCTACTGTAGCAGAAGAGTTTAAAAGCAATCTTTTTGGGGTAATAGCAGATTACGATTTGACTGAGAAATTTTCGCTTCGAGCCGATTATACTAATTTCGATCTGAATTATGATGATGTTGCAAATGAATGGAGAGATCGCACCGACAACTCAATAGCAGCGTATCTTTATTATAAGTATACAGAGAAGACCTCGGTTTTTTTTTCAATATGAATTTATTGATTTATCCTACAAAACGAGCAAGTTACTAGATAATAAACAACATTATACCTATGTTGGTATGGATTGGCGACCAACCGATAAGACAACCCTAAAGGGAAAGGTAGGTGTTGCAGTAAGAGATGCTACGCTTGATGACGGAGATATTACAGAACCTGCTTTTGAGTTGACTGCTGATTATAAAATGACAGGGAAGACGAGCGCACAAGTGATTTTATCACAAAAGATAGGTGAATCCACCGCGTTAACCTCCAATTACTCAATTGACAGAAAAATAAATCTTGCCTTTTTTACTCAATTTACAGAAAAACTAGGTGCGAGACTTCAATTCGGATTTGGGCAGAATAACTATGATGGAGGCACTGTAGATCGAGATGATGATATATATAACGCTTCTTTAGTTGGTACCTATGCATTAAAAGATTGGCTTAAGGCCGAGGCTGGATATAGTTATACTGACCAGGATTCCAGTCTCGATTTGAATGATTATTCTACTAATCTATTGTATGTGAAGCTCTCTGCTGGATTTTAGATTGCAATAGCGGAAATAAAAAAGGGGAGCCATTTGGCTCCCCTTTTTTATTTCCGCTATTGCAATCTAACCCAAGTTCCCGATATAATTAGCCAGAATATGGTTCGACTTTAATTGTGTTTCTGCTGTATATTTGTGCAGAGGAATATCAGGTACTCGGGTAAGGTGTCTAATTGGGAAGGAAGGGAGACAATAATGCGTAGCAAGTATTTTACTCAAATATTGCGGGTCATTTTTTTTGTGTTGGTCTTTTTTAGCGGAGGAATGTCCGGGTTATGTCATGCTGTAGATTTTATGGTTGGCACCAATGATGTTTTGAAGATTTCTGTTTATGACCACCCTGATATGGAGACCAAGGTTCGTGTTAACGGTGAGGGAGTTATTCAAATGCCACTCTTGGGGCAGGTTCAAATAGGTGGGTTAACTATTTCTGAGATTGCAAACAAATTAACTTCGTTACTTGCAGACGGTTATATTGTCAATCCTCAAGTTAATGTGTTTGTGGAGGAATATGGAAGTAAGAAAGGAGTTATTCTGGGAATGGTGAAGAACCCTGGCGCGTATGATTTGAGTGGACCAACGACATTGCTTGAGTTGATATCCAAGGCAGGTGGTCTTTCGGAAATTGCTGGGAATTCAGCCATTATCAAGCGTGATTCAGTTGCCGGTGATGCTAAAAATATTACCGTAGATTTAAAGGCGCTGATGGAAGGTGATGAACAATACCAGAAACTATTTATTGAGAACAAGGACACCATTTATATATCAAAAGCCGGCATGTGTTATGTTACCGGTGAGGTGGTAAAACCTGACGCCTATAAGGTTGAGTCAAACGCAACGGTGCTTCAAGCCATAACGCTTGCTTCTGGTTTTACCGGTAAGGCAGCTAAGGATAAGGTTCAGATTGTCAGGATTGTCAATGGAGAGAAGACTGTGATGAAAAATGTAGACTTGAATACTCTCGTGCAGAAGGATGATGTTGTCATTGTTCCTGAAAGTTTCTTCTAACAACGCTCCTTGTTATCCCTGTTTTTCTTTGTTCGTCATTCAGATTAGATCAGTTGGTACATATAATTTATCGTAATCGTTGGACGTGCGGATTTCACCGGGCTGTAAACGTTTTCCGGGTACCTCAGCCGGAGTCTCCCTACGGTCGCTTACCTGCACGAAAGCGGTCTGCGAAGGGTGCTTGTTGCACATGAGCAGGCTGCTGACAAAGCAGATGGGGTGCCCGGTGAACGTTTACAAATTATCTGCCCTTGCTGGCTCTTTGTCATAGGAGTGAAAGGGATTTTTTTCTCATTTGATAGTCAAAAATTGTGAAGGGTACCCAATGGAAAATATAGAAGAAAACGAGATACATCTGCGTGATTATTTCCGTGTGATACGCAAGCGTCGAAAGTTGATCATTCTTTTCGCTGTTATTACTATAGTCTCTGTCGTACTTGGCACAATGGCTGTTACTCCGCTTTATCAGGCGGATGTCAATGTGTTGATCGAAAGAAATTATGATACCTCTCTCGATGCAAAATGGTGGGGGCAAACCTATGATCCAGAATTTATGGAAACTCAGTTTACTATTATTAAGAGTCGAAATGTTATTGATCGAGTTGTGCGGACTTTGAAGCTTGACATCGATTATCGCCAACTGTTTTTTAAGGATGATACTAAAGGTTCTTTATTCCAAACTATCACCTCATATGTCAAGTCACTTACCACCCCAATAACATCATTAATAAAAACTTCTAAACATCTAAAGGTTGCACCGGTTAATAAATTGCCAATTGATCAACAAGAATCTCGTTCTGATGCCCAAATAATTGCCGACATTATTCAATCAAGAATTTCAACGCAGCCAATTAAGAACAGTCGAATTGTTGAAATCAGTTATTTGAATGAACATCCTGGTCTAGCCTCACTCATTACCAACTCAATTGCCGATGCTTATGCTGCGGAGATGCTTGAAATAAAAATGAACACGACCAATTATGCAATTCAGTGGATGACAAGTAAGGCAGAGGATGAAAAACAGAAACTTGAAGCGTCCGAACGTGCCTTGCAGGATTATATTACAGCAAATGATCTAGTGACAGTAGAAGATAAAATGGCCATTACGCCTCAAAAATTGGCACAGTTCAGCAGTGAACAGAGTACGGCCCAGACTAAACGTTCTGATGTCGAAAATTTGTATAATCAAATACAGAAAGCACGTGGAAATATGGGGATTCTTGAGGCTATCCCGCAATTCGCTTCAGATCGTGGTTTACAGAATGTTCGTGAAAAAATGTTGATGGCTGAGCAGCAGGTGACGGAGCTTTCTAAAAAATACGGAGAGAAACATCCCTTAATGAAGAAAGCCGTTGGAGAGGTGAGTGCTCTTAAAGGGAAAAAATCTGATGAAATTAATAGGCTTATCGACTCGGTTCGAATTGATTACGAATTGGCTCAGGAGAAGGAACAGAATCTTCAGGATCTGGTTACCGATACTAAGCAGGAGTTACTTACCCAAAAAGAGCGTTATATCCAATATGATGTGCTTAAACGTGAGGTAGAAACCAACCGCTCTCTCTACAATGCGCTTATTTCCAAGGTTAAAGAGCAAGGTGCCACGGAACAGACGCAATCGGTGAACATCTGGGTGATTAAAAAAGCCACTACTCCAAGTTCTCCGGCAAAGCCAGATCCAGGGAGAAATTTATTGCTTGCTGTAATTTTAGGGGTATTTGGAGGTGTTGGTATAGCCTTTTTTGTAGAGTATCTTGATAATACGGTAAAATCGGTTGAGGAGGTGGAGCGCCAAACAGGACTCCATGTGCTTGGCGTAATTACCCAGCAGGAAAAGAATATTGATATCAATACTGCTTTGCGTGATGAGTCACGCAGTCTGATTGCAGAGAGTTATCGATCTATTCGCTCTCAGGTTCTGCTGTCATCTGCTGGAAACCCACCGAAGTGTATCTTGGTGACAAGCGGTATGCCGCAGGAGGGAAAAACGACCACAGCACTGAATCTTGCCCGCATCCTCTCTCAGTCGGAAAGTTCGGTGCTTCTTGTTGATTGTGATATGCGCAAACCTAGGATCCATAAGGTGTTTGGTTTGAGCAACAAGTTTGGTTTAAGTAATTATCTGACTAGTACCGGTCAGGCTGCGCCAATTCAAAAAGCGGCGGATGAAAAACTTGATATTATCCCTTCCGGTCCGGTTCCACCCAATCCATCAGAACTCCTGGCCTCTACCAACATGCGGCAGTTACTAGAGGAAATGTCGGTCCGCTATGATTTTATCATTATTGATTCTCCCCCAGTAATGAGTGTGACTGATAGCCAAATTTTAAGCCGCTTGGTTGATGGCACAATTATAGTGACCAAGGGCGGGGATACAACGTGGGATGAGTTGAAGCGAGCAGTGCGTCTCTTTGCTGATGTTAAGGCACATATGTTAGGGATTGTCTTGAATGCTGTGAAAATTAAAGACAGCAATGACGCTTATTATTATCAAGGCTACTATAATTATTACGGAAGTTATTCAGAGAAAACAGACAAGAAAGCATGATCGATATTCATGCGCATATCCTGCCTGATCTTGATGATGGTCCTGCTGACGATGTCTCTGCCTTGAAAATGGCGCTTCAAGCAGTAAACGATGGGATTACAACGATTATAGCCACACCTCATGTTCATGAAGGTGTACCTGACGACTATGTGATTGCTGCAAAAGTCAAGAAGTTTAACGCTCTTTTAAAGCAACATAGTATTCCTCTTGATGTCCTGCCAGGTGCGGAAATGGCCTGCGACGGACTTGCGTCGCCTCGAATCGGTTTGTTAAATAATGGGCCATACATGTTGATTGAGTTTCCCCATGGCTATATTCCAAGCAATGCCGAGGAACTCTTTCATTCCCTCCAAAGGCAGGGTGTTTTTCCTGTTGTCGCTCATCCAGAACGTAATGCCGGAGTGATTCAGGACCCGCACTTACTCCTGCATCTTCTTGCTCCAGGTGTTTATTTACAAATTACTGCGGCGAGTCTGCTCGGAGCCTCGGGGAGTTCTGCTCAACAATGCGCCCTGTATCTTTTACGCCAAGGTGTGGTGCATTTTTTGGCTACGGATTGCCATTCCCCGACGCAAAGAAGACCTGAGCTTTCCCGGGCCTATAAGATAGCGGCAAAGATTATCGGTAAAGAAAAAGCCGGTCATCTGGTGAATGATAACCCCCTCGCCGTTGTGCGCGGGACAAGATTCAGCTGACGGAATCGATTGTGATTGCTATAAGTTTCGCTATTTATATCTTTCTCCTTATTTTTTGCCCCTTGGCCTTTGGTACGGTTGAACTTTGGTCCATCAGCTGTATGGAGTTTCTGGCTCCAATGTCCTTGCTTGCCTATGTGTTAAGCCGGGGTAGTAAGAATCATTTGTACAAGGTCCCAGGTTTCTGGGCGTTCGTTCTTCTCCTTGTGTATATGGGAGTTCAGTTGGTTCCTCTGCCCTTCGACTTGGTCTGTCAATTATCTCCCAAAGCGGCATTCCTCTATGAACCGGCCCAGGCAGTTGCTGGAGGCAAGATGTCTGTACCTTTAAGTTTGCACTCCAAGGCGACCTTGCAGCAATTCCTTCGTTTTGCCTCTTATCTGGCCTTTTATGTAGTTACGGTTCAATTGTTGTCAGATTACAGGAGGTTACGAAAAGTTTTATTGATTGTCGTGGGTTTGGCCGCACTAATAGCCTTTCTTGCCATTCTCCAAAAGTTTTCTTCACCCAGCAAGATTTACTGGTTCCGAGATGTTCCACGTAATGCCCTGCCCTTCGGTCCTTGGGTATCACGCAACCACTTTGCCGGATTTATGGAAATGATTATCCCGATAGGGATTGTGTTGGCGATGCATAATCGCCCGCATATCACCTATGAGATGCCACTTCGCGAAAGGTTTATCTTTCTCTTTACTCTGCCAAAGGCAAATCTTCATATTTTGCTTAATTTCAGCGTGGTATTGATGGTGGCCGCCTTGGCTGTCAGTATCTCGCGTGGTGGTATTCTTAGTAGCATCACCTCGATACTGTTTCTTGGTGGTTTACTTGCCGTGTTGAAGAAGGGTACAAGTTCGTGGCAGGCCATGACGGTTCTGGCTTTATCTGCACTATTAATGGTTACCTGGTTGGGGTGGGATCCAATTCTTTCCAGATTTGATCGGATTATGAACCAGGAGGGTCGATTGTCTGATGGGCGTTTTTGGATCTGGCAGGATAGTCTACAGATTATGCGAGATTTCTGGAGGACAGGCGCAGGTTTTGGTTCGTTTCAAGCAATTTTTCCTGTTTATAAAGAGGTCTTTGTTCACCGTTCAATTGTCGACCATGCTCACAACGATTTCATTGAGCTGATATCTGAGGGCGGGATTGTGGCGGTTTTTCTGGTTGGTTGGTTCCTCTCTGCCGTTATTAGAGAGGGGTGGCAGAAGGTGCGCCAGCGGCATGATCCCTTTGCAGCGCAAATGTATTGCGGCGCTGTTGCAGGAATGGTCGCTATTTTTTTTCATAGCCTTACCGATTTTAATATGCACAACCCGGCCAACGGTTTTTATTTTTTCTTTTTGTGCGGCATAACTGTTTCTTCTGCCAACAGTAGGCGCCTCTGGGAG
Proteins encoded:
- a CDS encoding PEP-CTERM sorting domain-containing protein, giving the protein MDNVDYSIYGDTYFYDVIGDKTIFEVFGVNITRGDGKITFDLYTNFNNAPGGTSGPTQVGNYYYNLADFFIDPDRDGDFDYAVVLQNHGEWSAALQSSPGTHGVGLYGVSTWKSSSDFYEGSSVGGGGVYYGEKYSEYFGGPNKVSPVAVDGYTSSLLITNGVIKTSTGSNGTTVKYIYSFTLDESSLADLNVDGPAIFWGGSTCANDAISGAPVPEPASMLLLGTGLVGIIGAKRRSRKNA
- a CDS encoding PqqD family peptide modification chaperone — its product is MLSIATLLYPRGASDLLFLPFSEGSVLFLPGTRRIWTLNHTASVIWCLVGDDPNVDDISSRLSSIYGISLEQARVDTGLVLQVLHEAQLVDTTFIESDTKSNEFDPVPTQSDCALVRAPQGVDRFLISTTGHSIAFCSFDCKVAREYKSALHAFFVSSLDRPVDTTLLLFPSADASSSEHFDIYVNGRCYYYGIHEECLLPILLGVTFTRITESLTDRLLFHSAVLEKNNRAILFPGDAGAGKTTLAATLARKGYSFFADELALLEPNKGLIAPLPLPMSIKTSGVEVLRQLYPVLDQVPVYKRADGKNVKILPPILNTIFNLNLQIEPAVIVFPRYDLSAATQISPLSKAETISRLVSVCSSSRPLVEQDIAAMIRLVDENPCYEAVYSDINTVYEFLEQGAY
- a CDS encoding outer membrane beta-barrel protein, whose translation is MDWRPTDKTTLKGKVGVAVRDATLDDGDITEPAFELTADYKMTGKTSAQVILSQKIGESTALTSNYSIDRKINLAFFTQFTEKLGARLQFGFGQNNYDGGTVDRDDDIYNASLVGTYALKDWLKAEAGYSYTDQDSSLDLNDYSTNLLYVKLSAGF
- a CDS encoding periplasmic polysaccharide biosynthesis/export protein; the encoded protein is MRSKYFTQILRVIFFVLVFFSGGMSGLCHAVDFMVGTNDVLKISVYDHPDMETKVRVNGEGVIQMPLLGQVQIGGLTISEIANKLTSLLADGYIVNPQVNVFVEEYGSKKGVILGMVKNPGAYDLSGPTTLLELISKAGGLSEIAGNSAIIKRDSVAGDAKNITVDLKALMEGDEQYQKLFIENKDTIYISKAGMCYVTGEVVKPDAYKVESNATVLQAITLASGFTGKAAKDKVQIVRIVNGEKTVMKNVDLNTLVQKDDVVIVPESFF
- a CDS encoding polysaccharide biosynthesis tyrosine autokinase — protein: MENIEENEIHLRDYFRVIRKRRKLIILFAVITIVSVVLGTMAVTPLYQADVNVLIERNYDTSLDAKWWGQTYDPEFMETQFTIIKSRNVIDRVVRTLKLDIDYRQLFFKDDTKGSLFQTITSYVKSLTTPITSLIKTSKHLKVAPVNKLPIDQQESRSDAQIIADIIQSRISTQPIKNSRIVEISYLNEHPGLASLITNSIADAYAAEMLEIKMNTTNYAIQWMTSKAEDEKQKLEASERALQDYITANDLVTVEDKMAITPQKLAQFSSEQSTAQTKRSDVENLYNQIQKARGNMGILEAIPQFASDRGLQNVREKMLMAEQQVTELSKKYGEKHPLMKKAVGEVSALKGKKSDEINRLIDSVRIDYELAQEKEQNLQDLVTDTKQELLTQKERYIQYDVLKREVETNRSLYNALISKVKEQGATEQTQSVNIWVIKKATTPSSPAKPDPGRNLLLAVILGVFGGVGIAFFVEYLDNTVKSVEEVERQTGLHVLGVITQQEKNIDINTALRDESRSLIAESYRSIRSQVLLSSAGNPPKCILVTSGMPQEGKTTTALNLARILSQSESSVLLVDCDMRKPRIHKVFGLSNKFGLSNYLTSTGQAAPIQKAADEKLDIIPSGPVPPNPSELLASTNMRQLLEEMSVRYDFIIIDSPPVMSVTDSQILSRLVDGTIIVTKGGDTTWDELKRAVRLFADVKAHMLGIVLNAVKIKDSNDAYYYQGYYNYYGSYSEKTDKKA